The following are encoded in a window of Arctopsyche grandis isolate Sample6627 chromosome 2, ASM5162203v2, whole genome shotgun sequence genomic DNA:
- the LOC143922954 gene encoding lysosomal proton-coupled steroid conjugate and bile acid symporter SLC46A3 produces the protein MKCGAFLKWLSLISVEPIMFLYMMAFTITSVVEQAFFINKACTVNHGHGSEICDNLSNSTNAAINNQVQKTISTFIQWNNIAGHVVPIILALFLGAWSDKRGRKGILIAGLVGKLWYSVFIIIIASQKTWPLEYVIYIATIPSALTGADVAIFAAAFSYISDITTSINRTMRVAILDVCYLSTFPTGVALGNYLFHQVFNKSYSDLFAINASFLFIAIIYSAINLKWKTTEKHQSMSEAGVHNFFADFFDKNHAVSSFRALTKERPHHRRAYLLIMMISMALYTFQRDEKPMLFLYTIKVFGWDANIYSNFKTFQSTAYVIMMLIAMPLMSRVLNWRDTIIVMIGSVSHAGGRFFFAFAKQSWFFYIGAVVASLGPCVAPVIRSMTSKTVPLEERGKVFALLSVCDNAVALFSSILYSQLYNATLDTEYPNAIFFLTIASQFTVLLLISCVHISLGSEPMEKYSDETVNVRSELIEGES, from the exons ATGAAGTGCGGTGCATTTCTGAAATGGCTGTCGCTGATAAGTGTGGAGCCCATCATGTTTCTGTACATGATGGCTTTTACGATCACGTCTGTTGTAGAGCAAGCTTTCTTCATCAACAAAGCGTGCACAGTGAATCATGGACATGGATCTGAAATTTGTGATAACTTGTCTAATTCTACAAACGCCGCCATCAACAATCAAGTTCAA aaaACAATTTCTACGTTTATTCAGTGGAATAACATAGCGGGTCATGTTGTGCCAATAATATTAGCGTTGTTTCTTGGCGCATGGAGCGATAAAAGAGGAAGAAAGGGGATTTTGATTGCTGGACTCGTGGGAAAACTTTGGTACTCGGTGTTCATAATCATCATTGCTTCCCAAa AAACATGGCCTTTAGAATACGTCATATACATTGCCACAATTCCAAGCGCCTTGACCGGAGCTGATGTTGCTATATTTGCAGCAGCATTCTCATACATATCAGATATAACGACTTCGATTAATAGAACAATGAGAGTAGCCATTTTAGATGTATGCTATTTAAGTACCTTTCCAACCGGAGTTGCACtcg gTAATTATCTATTCCACCAAGTGTTTAATAAATCATATTCGGATTTGTTTGCTATTAATGCCAGTTTTTTGTTTATCGCCATAATTTATTCGGCGATCAATCTAAAATGGAAGACAACAGAGAAGCACCAATCTATGTCTGAAGCTGGtgtacacaatttttttgcCGATTTCTTTGACAAGAATCATGCAGTGAGCTCGTTTCGAGCTTTAACCAAAGAGCGACCACATCACAGACGTGCCTACTTGCTGATTATGATGATCAGCATGGCACTGTATACTTTCCAACGGG ATGAGAAGCCAATGCTGTTTCTGTACACCATTAAAGTGTTCGGTTGGGACGCAAACATATATTCAAACTTTAAAACATTCCAAAGCACAGCCTACGTTATAATGATGCTCATTGCGATGCCGTTGATGTCTAGAGTACTGAATTGGAGAGATACG ATAATAGTGATGATTGGTTCTGTGTCTCACGCTGGAGGACGGTTTTTTTTCGCATTTGCAAAACAATCTTGGTTTTTCTACATCGGTGCAGTGGTCGCCTCGTTGGGACCTTGTGTAGCTCCTGTAATCCGTTCGATGACTTCCAAAACAGTTCCATTGGAAGAAAGAG GAAAAGTGTTCGCTCTGCTGTCTGTTTGCGACAATGCAGTTGCTTTATTCTCATCAATCCTCTACTCTCAATTATATAATGCGACTTTAGACACGGAGTATCCAAATGCTATATTCTTTTTGACCATCGCCTCGCAATTCACTGTCCTGTTACTCATATC ATGCGTGCATATATCGCTTGGATCCGAACCTATGGAAAAATATTCAGACGAGACAGTTAATGTGAGGAGTGAACTCATCGAAGGGGAAAGTtga